Proteins from a genomic interval of Flammeovirgaceae bacterium SG7u.111:
- a CDS encoding serine hydrolase gives MKLIIYPATFLLFLCFYPLLFAQDSLQNPTLLVGMDTTFLSQKIDSIVELGLSEEAFPGCQVLVARNGETVFQKAYGFHTYEQNLAVELNHLYDLASISKISAALPLLMQLYEEEKIKLDEPFATYWDDFQGTDKEKMTVREVLAHQAQLKPYIVYWANAVKKNGKFKWRTFKEKPKKKYSVKVSDSLFLHEKYRKKIYKAIKKSALEPVREYKYSGLSFLLYPQIIENLTGQEMESRVRERFYGPLGADRLTFNPWNKFPMEEIVPSEFDSVFRKRLVQGYVHDEAAAMLGGVSGNAGLFANAESLAKLIQMYLNGGEYEGKRYLKEETLQEFTSYQFKDEGSRRGLGFDKPRLEDLENGFPAVAASERSFGHSGFTGTFTWADPENGLLLVFLSNRVYPTRTNRKTYQLEIYQQIHEAMYEAIKE, from the coding sequence ATGAAACTAATTATTTACCCAGCTACATTTCTCCTATTTCTGTGCTTCTATCCGTTACTTTTTGCTCAAGACAGTTTGCAAAACCCTACTCTTTTAGTCGGTATGGACACCACATTTCTCAGCCAAAAAATAGATTCTATTGTTGAGCTGGGATTAAGTGAAGAGGCATTTCCAGGTTGCCAAGTGTTGGTAGCAAGGAATGGGGAAACCGTATTTCAAAAAGCATATGGCTTCCACACATATGAACAAAATCTGGCAGTCGAACTGAACCACTTGTACGACCTAGCATCTATCAGCAAAATCAGCGCAGCACTCCCTTTGCTCATGCAACTTTATGAGGAAGAAAAAATCAAGCTTGACGAGCCTTTTGCCACTTATTGGGATGACTTCCAAGGGACGGATAAAGAAAAAATGACGGTAAGGGAAGTGTTGGCGCATCAAGCACAACTAAAACCTTACATCGTATACTGGGCAAACGCAGTCAAGAAAAATGGCAAATTCAAATGGCGAACATTTAAAGAAAAGCCTAAGAAAAAGTATTCTGTTAAAGTGAGCGACAGTCTTTTTCTACATGAAAAATATAGAAAGAAAATTTACAAAGCAATTAAGAAATCGGCACTAGAACCTGTTCGTGAATACAAATATTCAGGCCTTTCCTTTTTGCTCTATCCTCAAATTATTGAAAACTTAACGGGACAGGAGATGGAGTCTCGCGTGAGGGAACGATTTTACGGTCCGCTTGGGGCAGACCGACTGACCTTTAACCCTTGGAATAAATTCCCAATGGAAGAGATTGTCCCTTCCGAATTCGATTCAGTATTTAGGAAAAGGCTTGTTCAAGGTTACGTACACGACGAAGCGGCAGCGATGCTTGGCGGTGTCTCGGGAAATGCAGGGCTCTTCGCCAATGCTGAAAGCTTAGCCAAGCTTATTCAAATGTACCTAAATGGTGGCGAATATGAAGGTAAGCGTTATTTGAAAGAAGAAACGCTCCAAGAATTTACCAGCTACCAATTCAAAGATGAAGGGAGCAGGAGAGGCTTGGGCTTCGATAAGCCAAGATTGGAAGATTTGGAAAATGGTTTTCCTGCCGTTGCCGCCAGCGAAAGAAGCTTTGGGCACTCGGGTTTCACAGGCACATTCACCTGGGCTGATCCTGAAAATGGTTTGCTACTTGTCTTCCTCTCCAACAGGGTCTACCCTACCCGAACCAACCGCAAAACGTATCAACTCGAAATTTACCAGCAAATCCACGAGGCTATGTACGAGGCAATAAAGGAATAA
- a CDS encoding integrase core domain-containing protein, which produces MGRTEKQEVESLSQQFQFLHDNGPEYIENNLRKQIALWHIADCSTPVYSPQSNGMCEAFNGTFKRDYVYESCLDNPEMIYSQIRGWIDEYNQYAPHSALDMKTPNEFYNFKTAA; this is translated from the coding sequence ATGGGACGCACAGAGAAACAAGAAGTCGAATCGCTATCCCAACAGTTCCAATTCTTGCATGACAACGGGCCTGAGTATATAGAGAATAACCTAAGAAAGCAGATCGCGTTATGGCATATTGCCGATTGCAGCACACCCGTTTACTCTCCGCAGTCAAATGGCATGTGCGAGGCTTTTAATGGCACTTTCAAAAGAGATTACGTATATGAGAGCTGTCTGGACAATCCTGAAATGATATATAGCCAGATACGGGGATGGATAGATGAATACAACCAATATGCGCCACATTCGGCATTGGATATGAAAACACCGAATGAATTTTATAACTTTAAAACCGCTGCATGA
- a CDS encoding IS5 family transposase has protein sequence METDQSRLTAQQWEYIKECLPVQRKRKYDLRDVVDGIFYILRTGMQWRNLSGGYPPWQSVYYYFRRWKQDNTLERINAQLNKKWRVGENKKETPSMLSIDSQSVRCAPFIGQDTGIDGNKKVDGRKRHVVTDTLGLVWGVLAGPANEPDGAAGQRVADPLLGYLDRIKKILADHAYKEGFMGWVEENIRGVGVEISSCPPTAKGFVPIKWRWVTERTFGTLNFFRRLSKDYEKTTKSQEAWVLWQNCQIILNRLKRKHELNF, from the coding sequence ATGGAAACCGACCAAAGCCGATTGACTGCCCAGCAATGGGAATATATCAAAGAATGCCTACCTGTGCAAAGAAAGCGTAAATATGATTTGCGCGACGTGGTGGATGGCATATTTTATATCTTGCGCACGGGGATGCAATGGCGGAACCTCTCCGGTGGATACCCCCCATGGCAGAGTGTCTATTATTATTTCCGCAGATGGAAACAGGACAACACCTTGGAGCGTATCAACGCCCAGTTGAACAAGAAATGGAGAGTGGGGGAAAACAAAAAGGAGACCCCCAGTATGCTATCCATTGACAGCCAGTCGGTAAGGTGTGCGCCTTTCATAGGCCAGGACACCGGCATAGACGGCAACAAGAAGGTGGACGGCAGGAAAAGGCACGTGGTCACCGACACGTTGGGGTTGGTATGGGGCGTGCTCGCCGGCCCGGCCAACGAGCCTGATGGGGCGGCAGGGCAACGGGTGGCCGACCCCTTGCTGGGCTACCTGGATAGGATTAAGAAGATACTGGCCGACCATGCCTACAAAGAAGGCTTCATGGGCTGGGTGGAGGAAAATATCAGGGGTGTGGGGGTCGAGATTTCCTCTTGCCCACCGACCGCCAAGGGCTTCGTGCCCATCAAGTGGAGGTGGGTCACGGAAAGGACTTTCGGGACGCTCAATTTCTTCAGGAGGCTGTCCAAGGACTATGAAAAGACCACAAAAAGCCAAGAAGCTTGGGTGCTATGGCAAAACTGCCAAATAATACTCAACAGGCTCAAAAGAAAACATGAATTAAATTTTTAA
- a CDS encoding IS5 family transposase: METGYTRLTSRQWQYIKEYLPVERKRKYDLRDVVDSILYCMRSGQQWRSLSGEGRPPWNVVYYYFRKWQGDNTLFRLNAALNQLERKRKGKKATPSMLSIDSQSVKCAPFIGQDTGLDGNKKVNGRKRHVITDTLGLVWGVVATGANEHDGTIGQRVVEPLLGYLHRMEKILADQAYKKKFTGWVEDNIRGVEVEISSCPPTPRGFVPIKWRWVTERTFGTFNFFRRLSKDYEKTTKSQEAWVLWQNCQIILNRIKKMPI, translated from the coding sequence ATGGAAACAGGATATACCCGCTTGACCTCCCGGCAATGGCAATATATAAAAGAATATCTTCCCGTGGAAAGGAAACGCAAATATGACCTCAGGGACGTGGTGGACTCGATCTTGTACTGCATGCGCAGCGGACAGCAGTGGCGCAGCCTCTCGGGCGAGGGACGCCCTCCTTGGAATGTGGTATACTATTATTTCCGCAAGTGGCAGGGGGACAACACGCTTTTTCGGCTGAACGCGGCACTCAACCAACTAGAGCGCAAGAGGAAGGGCAAGAAGGCGACCCCGAGCATGCTTTCCATTGATAGCCAGTCGGTAAAGTGCGCGCCTTTTATCGGGCAGGACACGGGGCTGGACGGCAACAAGAAGGTGAACGGGAGAAAAAGGCACGTCATCACCGATACGCTCGGGCTGGTATGGGGAGTGGTCGCCACTGGCGCCAACGAGCATGACGGCACGATAGGGCAACGGGTGGTGGAGCCCCTCTTGGGCTACCTGCACAGGATGGAAAAGATCCTGGCAGACCAGGCCTATAAAAAGAAGTTCACCGGATGGGTAGAGGACAACATAAGGGGCGTAGAGGTCGAGATATCCTCTTGTCCCCCAACCCCCAGGGGCTTTGTGCCCATCAAGTGGAGATGGGTCACCGAGAGGACATTCGGCACGTTCAATTTCTTCCGGAGGCTGTCCAAAGACTATGAAAAAACTACCAAAAGCCAAGAAGCTTGGGTTTTATGGCAAAACTGCCAAATAATACTTAATAGGATCAAAAAAATGCCTATTTAA
- a CDS encoding two-component regulator propeller domain-containing protein, translating to MISSQRFLIGVFLYLLFCTDAYGQLSNRIHEQLRFKYITIDDGIANNRVRGLGQDKYGFIWIGTRKDISRFDGYSVKSYTQFYREADSTFVDFDESRDIFSDSRGTLWAVGRYGICYFDWVKDQFVTFNVLEKNLVTQCSEVGEDSKGCLWFSTNRGILKYDPNTQKPELFTQEDDYPKAPKEGSLFKLVVASNDDVWFGYLKNGVGRYSAEEGVFYHYTSLPTDPTTLGENRIERLYEDKEGNIWVGHNNNGASKYDYESGTFKRYMPEKERKESGRVRGIVEDSQGNFWFGTQAGLYLFDKEAETFRRYAYAEHPMSTLSHNSIQTMMVDNQEGLWLGTIAGGVSYTNLNSSGIVRYDYSKIPSEYFLNDKSVYSLAFDKNEDIWVGTENGGLNFLNRNTGKFTYFRFDPDDNNTPRSNNIKDIHIDGRGVVWFGTYRGGMSKYNPYTNQFKNYLTTDKYPKGKGDETIYCVFPDNIDDDLLWVATTDQLFTFDKQKEIFTLVNPNNPDYSNAPDRLRIKDVCHAPDDKLVFGTRGVFILNRKTNEFDMITEVEGDRINTTDFVMVDSKGFLWASINSEYLIRVDLDTKEILKIDEGKNLPKKVSYLEAAEDHEGNLWLSSSNGLYKFEGIIETPESFVVHHYDKSNNVQSREYNYHSIAVSPSGEILFGGINGFNSFQPKNVKPNPYKPNILMTEFEVFGNEVGVGENVEGEVLLEKPIQEVQELELHHKIDIFSFYFTGLHYVAPQNNKYKYKLEGFDKDWKVVDASVRAVTYSNIPSGEYVFKVDGTNNDGVWSDAGVSLKVTMLPPWWETWWFRLIAAVLVVGGSVGFYRYRTYALKQQKKLLEKKVTERTTELQKANEEIHVRNEEMAQQAEELEQQRDYLQNANEAISQKNELITSSINYAQRIQEAILPMDEELSRQFDDHFVLFRPRDVVSGDFYWMYEGEEITFIAVVDCTGHGVPGAFMSMIGSSLLSRIVGEMKITEPAMVLANLHHEIVKALRQETTYNRDGMDMALCAIYKNTENPKLVFAGAKSSLFVRQPNGVGIEEFVSSRMSVGGSKVEKVSFTSEELEFEKGSTIYLTTDGYIDQHRASDRRRLGRKRFNEQLENGKGLPLSKQKERLNQFLVEFMGDEPQRDDIAVVGIKL from the coding sequence ATGATTAGCTCACAAAGATTTTTAATTGGAGTATTCTTGTATTTATTGTTTTGTACAGACGCTTATGGTCAGCTGAGCAATAGAATTCATGAGCAGTTAAGGTTCAAGTATATTACAATTGATGATGGAATAGCTAACAATAGGGTACGTGGGCTTGGACAGGATAAATATGGATTTATTTGGATAGGCACTCGAAAAGACATCTCCCGTTTTGATGGTTATTCTGTAAAGTCCTACACGCAGTTTTATAGGGAGGCAGATTCGACTTTTGTCGACTTTGATGAATCACGAGATATTTTTAGTGATTCAAGGGGTACACTTTGGGCAGTTGGAAGATATGGTATTTGTTATTTTGACTGGGTAAAAGACCAGTTTGTAACTTTCAATGTACTTGAAAAGAATCTGGTTACCCAATGTAGCGAGGTTGGTGAGGACAGTAAGGGCTGTCTATGGTTTTCAACAAATCGTGGGATTTTGAAGTATGACCCAAATACGCAAAAGCCTGAATTGTTTACTCAAGAAGATGATTACCCAAAAGCGCCCAAAGAAGGTTCGCTGTTTAAGCTCGTTGTAGCATCCAATGATGATGTTTGGTTTGGTTATTTAAAAAATGGAGTAGGGCGTTATAGTGCTGAAGAAGGTGTTTTTTATCATTATACAAGCTTGCCAACAGATCCAACTACTCTTGGTGAAAACCGAATAGAGAGGTTGTATGAAGATAAAGAAGGGAATATTTGGGTAGGTCATAATAATAATGGCGCATCAAAATATGATTATGAATCTGGTACCTTCAAAAGGTACATGCCAGAGAAAGAAAGGAAAGAATCTGGCAGGGTCAGAGGGATTGTTGAAGATAGCCAAGGAAACTTTTGGTTTGGCACTCAGGCAGGTTTGTACCTGTTCGATAAGGAGGCTGAAACTTTCAGACGTTATGCCTACGCCGAACACCCAATGTCAACGTTAAGCCATAATTCGATTCAGACCATGATGGTTGATAACCAAGAGGGTTTGTGGCTTGGAACCATCGCTGGAGGTGTTTCTTATACAAATTTGAATTCTTCAGGAATTGTTCGCTATGACTACAGCAAAATACCAAGCGAATATTTTCTAAACGATAAAAGTGTTTATTCCCTAGCTTTTGATAAGAATGAAGATATTTGGGTAGGTACAGAAAATGGAGGACTGAATTTCCTAAACCGAAATACGGGTAAGTTTACCTATTTTAGGTTTGATCCAGACGATAACAATACTCCAAGATCGAATAATATTAAGGATATCCATATTGATGGAAGGGGAGTAGTTTGGTTTGGAACTTACAGAGGAGGGATGAGTAAATACAATCCTTATACAAATCAATTCAAGAATTATCTTACTACAGATAAATACCCTAAGGGTAAAGGCGATGAAACTATCTATTGTGTGTTTCCAGATAACATAGATGATGATTTGCTATGGGTTGCTACTACCGACCAGCTTTTTACTTTTGATAAACAGAAAGAAATATTTACGCTGGTTAACCCCAACAATCCAGACTATTCGAATGCGCCAGATAGGTTGAGGATAAAGGATGTTTGCCATGCTCCTGATGATAAATTGGTTTTTGGGACAAGAGGGGTGTTTATCTTGAATAGAAAAACCAATGAGTTTGATATGATCACCGAAGTTGAAGGAGACCGTATCAATACGACTGATTTTGTGATGGTAGATAGCAAAGGTTTTTTATGGGCTTCTATAAATTCCGAGTACCTTATCCGGGTAGATTTGGATACGAAAGAAATTCTTAAGATTGATGAAGGTAAGAACCTGCCTAAAAAGGTGAGCTATTTGGAAGCGGCTGAAGATCATGAAGGGAATTTGTGGCTAAGTTCAAGCAACGGGCTTTATAAGTTTGAGGGGATAATTGAGACTCCTGAATCTTTTGTTGTTCATCACTATGATAAGTCCAATAATGTTCAGAGCCGTGAGTATAATTATCACTCAATAGCGGTTAGTCCTTCTGGAGAAATCTTATTTGGGGGTATAAATGGGTTCAACTCCTTTCAACCTAAAAATGTAAAACCAAATCCTTATAAACCCAATATTTTAATGACGGAATTTGAGGTTTTTGGAAATGAAGTGGGAGTAGGTGAAAATGTAGAAGGAGAGGTGTTGCTTGAAAAGCCGATTCAAGAAGTACAAGAGTTAGAGCTTCATCATAAAATTGATATTTTCTCATTTTATTTTACGGGACTTCACTATGTCGCTCCTCAAAATAATAAGTACAAATATAAACTAGAGGGCTTTGATAAAGACTGGAAAGTAGTAGATGCATCTGTCCGTGCTGTTACTTATTCAAACATTCCTAGTGGAGAATATGTGTTTAAGGTTGATGGGACGAATAACGATGGTGTATGGAGTGATGCAGGGGTTTCCCTTAAAGTTACGATGCTCCCTCCATGGTGGGAAACTTGGTGGTTTCGATTGATAGCCGCAGTGTTGGTTGTGGGTGGATCAGTGGGCTTTTATCGTTATAGAACATATGCGCTGAAGCAGCAGAAAAAGCTTTTAGAGAAAAAAGTAACAGAACGAACTACAGAATTACAGAAAGCTAACGAGGAAATACATGTTCGGAACGAGGAAATGGCACAACAGGCGGAAGAGCTGGAACAGCAGCGTGATTACTTGCAAAATGCCAATGAGGCAATTTCTCAAAAAAATGAATTGATTACTTCTAGTATTAATTATGCCCAACGTATTCAAGAAGCAATTTTGCCCATGGATGAAGAACTATCTCGCCAATTTGATGACCATTTTGTTCTATTCCGTCCTCGAGACGTGGTCTCAGGAGACTTCTATTGGATGTATGAGGGTGAAGAAATTACTTTTATTGCCGTAGTTGATTGTACGGGACATGGAGTTCCAGGGGCATTTATGAGTATGATAGGGAGTTCGTTGCTCAGTAGAATAGTAGGTGAAATGAAAATAACTGAGCCTGCTATGGTCCTAGCAAACCTTCATCATGAGATTGTGAAGGCATTGAGGCAAGAAACAACATATAACCGAGATGGGATGGATATGGCTTTGTGCGCCATCTATAAAAATACCGAAAACCCTAAGTTGGTTTTTGCTGGAGCCAAAAGCTCTTTGTTTGTACGCCAGCCCAATGGAGTAGGCATAGAAGAATTTGTGAGTAGTAGAATGTCTGTGGGAGGGAGTAAGGTAGAGAAGGTTTCCTTTACATCTGAAGAGTTGGAATTTGAAAAAGGATCAACCATTTACCTCACAACCGATGGGTATATAGACCAGCATCGTGCTTCTGATAGGAGAAGATTAGGTAGAAAAAGGTTTAACGAACAATTAGAAAATGGAAAAGGGCTTCCTCTTTCAAAACAGAAGGAAAGATTAAATCAATTCCTAGTAGAGTTTATGGGGGATGAACCTCAAAGGGACGATATTGCTGTAGTTGGTATAAAGCTTTGA
- a CDS encoding IS1 family transposase encodes MCEITTKVHCPHCHRANVVKNGKSRAGIQRFMCRGCGKHFQHGYLYWGASPLVKRLATRMLGRCNGIRDCAEILHISKQCVSNCLSGMFQDTDPPDVSGRHQKVRIDEFWTYVGRKKNKRWLLYAYGPGSKQILTWQWGKRDTGTTRSLYGRLENADIDWFCTDDWKAFAKVLPYTKHLIGKSFTKDIEGVNTSLRARNKRTVRRTTCFSKKNKFHEMAMKMVILNRNHTHQIL; translated from the coding sequence ATGTGCGAAATTACAACAAAAGTCCATTGTCCCCATTGCCATAGGGCCAATGTAGTAAAAAATGGCAAATCCCGTGCAGGTATCCAACGGTTCATGTGCAGGGGCTGTGGCAAGCACTTCCAGCATGGATACCTTTATTGGGGCGCAAGCCCCCTTGTCAAACGGTTGGCAACAAGGATGTTGGGCAGGTGCAACGGTATCAGGGACTGTGCCGAGATATTGCATATCAGCAAGCAATGTGTGTCGAACTGCTTGTCGGGCATGTTCCAGGACACCGACCCGCCCGATGTGTCGGGGCGCCACCAGAAGGTGCGGATAGACGAGTTTTGGACATATGTGGGCAGAAAGAAAAATAAACGCTGGCTGTTATATGCCTATGGCCCGGGCAGTAAGCAGATATTGACATGGCAGTGGGGGAAAAGGGACACGGGGACGACAAGGTCGCTCTATGGGCGGTTGGAAAATGCCGACATCGATTGGTTCTGTACCGATGACTGGAAAGCGTTCGCCAAGGTATTGCCCTATACTAAGCACCTGATAGGCAAAAGCTTCACCAAGGATATCGAAGGGGTCAACACGTCTTTAAGGGCAAGGAACAAAAGAACCGTCAGGAGGACGACATGTTTTTCAAAGAAAAACAAGTTCCATGAGATGGCAATGAAAATGGTTATATTGAACAGAAACCATACACATCAGATCTTGTAG
- a CDS encoding SiaB family protein kinase, which produces MLSLFDYYIRTNEKNVLIFYKGPVTAVILAEISSDIRNKFSEDAKTSRKVFSIFMELAQNVLYYSAERVSFNGRKDSVGTILLTEDEDSYIFSCGNLIETNYLNELLDNIETINSMDMEQLREYRRSQRGRPSSEKSKGAGIGLIHVAIVSANPLDIEFREVADGNSFFSITAKVDKDKM; this is translated from the coding sequence ATGCTAAGCCTATTTGATTATTACATCCGCACAAATGAAAAGAATGTCCTTATATTTTACAAGGGACCAGTCACTGCTGTAATCTTAGCTGAAATTAGCAGCGATATCCGCAACAAATTTTCAGAAGACGCAAAAACAAGCAGAAAAGTATTTTCTATTTTTATGGAATTAGCTCAAAACGTTCTTTACTATTCTGCTGAAAGAGTAAGCTTCAATGGTAGGAAAGATAGTGTTGGCACCATTTTGCTCACTGAAGACGAGGACAGTTATATATTTTCATGTGGCAACCTTATAGAAACAAATTACCTTAACGAACTTCTTGACAACATCGAAACTATTAATTCGATGGATATGGAACAATTGAGAGAGTATAGAAGGTCTCAAAGAGGCAGACCTTCAAGCGAAAAGAGTAAAGGAGCGGGAATCGGGCTCATACATGTTGCCATTGTTTCTGCAAACCCACTTGATATAGAATTTAGAGAAGTAGCTGATGGGAACTCATTCTTCTCTATCACTGCAAAAGTTGATAAAGATAAAATGTAA
- a CDS encoding DUF1987 domain-containing protein, with amino-acid sequence METLNLEKLEIKEEKGTFFIPKVNFDPITGTCELSGESYLEDTWQFYEKLINWLKTYTSAGTLPIEFKIKLAYYNTSSSKSIVDILKLLKNYQETGAPVNVKWYYLEDDEDSLMDAEDMIADTGIEMDLIAYDE; translated from the coding sequence ATGGAGACTTTGAACTTAGAAAAACTAGAAATTAAGGAAGAAAAAGGTACGTTCTTTATTCCAAAAGTAAACTTTGACCCTATAACAGGTACTTGCGAACTTTCCGGAGAATCTTATCTTGAAGACACATGGCAGTTCTATGAAAAATTAATCAATTGGCTTAAAACATATACATCTGCAGGCACCTTGCCTATCGAATTTAAAATTAAATTAGCTTATTATAACACAAGTTCTTCCAAGTCAATTGTTGATATTTTAAAGCTTTTGAAGAATTACCAAGAAACAGGAGCTCCTGTGAATGTAAAATGGTATTACCTTGAAGATGATGAAGATAGCTTAATGGATGCTGAAGACATGATAGCTGACACTGGTATTGAGATGGATCTTATAGCTTACGACGAATAA
- a CDS encoding glycoside hydrolase family 3 N-terminal domain-containing protein, which translates to MSLEEKVAQLIHVAGYSNRDDSHEEYLLTLIEKYGIGGIIFFQGTPSAQAAITNRCQAASQIPLMISIDGEWGLGMRLDESMGFPYQLALGALQDNTLIYKMGKEVARQCKRIGIHVNFAPDADINNNPKNPVIGFRSFGEDKYKVAEKSIAYMKGLQDGGVMACGKHFPGHGDTSTDSHMALPVLGHDLERLEEMEFYPFKRLIEEGVASMMVAHLQLPAFEPNKNLASTLSKNIVDGLLKKHLGFEGLIFTDALDMKGVSSFHKPGVVDKLAFMAGNDVLLFSENVEAAINEIIKGVENGEILASEIDARCMKILKAKKWLGVFDQKSVETEGLHQELHTTEALALNTQLFDKSLTRITNHKSLLPIKAAQKTLSIAWVNDKMQVPGKGTEQLMHHLLIPNSDNEEAGDITSFQQKLKKSIDIECVCFKNNEIEQNLDTLQKRLSKVDVVILSLHGLELKPINDFGITTELLTLVKLISEKSKVIMLLPTSPYALEKFPNLKELDEILVAYQENSFTIDSVIKALKGDIVPEGVLPVSIKGL; encoded by the coding sequence ATGTCTCTTGAAGAGAAAGTAGCTCAGTTAATACATGTTGCTGGTTACTCCAATAGAGATGACTCTCATGAGGAATATTTGTTAACACTTATTGAAAAATATGGGATAGGAGGAATTATTTTTTTTCAAGGAACGCCTTCTGCACAAGCAGCAATTACAAATCGTTGCCAGGCAGCTTCCCAAATTCCATTGATGATTTCAATTGATGGAGAGTGGGGCTTGGGAATGAGGTTAGATGAGTCTATGGGCTTTCCATACCAACTAGCTCTAGGAGCTTTACAAGACAATACGTTGATTTACAAGATGGGCAAAGAAGTGGCGAGACAATGTAAGCGGATAGGTATCCATGTGAATTTTGCACCCGATGCCGACATTAATAATAACCCTAAAAACCCTGTAATAGGATTTCGTTCTTTTGGGGAGGACAAATATAAGGTGGCAGAAAAGTCAATTGCGTATATGAAAGGGTTGCAAGACGGGGGCGTGATGGCTTGTGGTAAGCATTTTCCCGGTCATGGAGATACTTCTACTGACTCGCATATGGCTTTGCCGGTTTTAGGGCATGATTTAGAGCGCTTAGAAGAAATGGAATTTTATCCCTTTAAAAGGTTGATAGAGGAAGGAGTGGCAAGCATGATGGTCGCTCATTTACAGCTGCCTGCCTTCGAGCCTAATAAAAATTTGGCGTCAACACTTTCCAAAAATATAGTTGATGGCTTGCTAAAGAAACACCTTGGCTTTGAAGGATTGATTTTTACAGATGCCTTAGATATGAAGGGAGTTTCTTCCTTTCATAAACCTGGAGTGGTGGACAAACTGGCTTTTATGGCTGGAAATGATGTTTTACTCTTTTCAGAAAACGTAGAGGCAGCGATAAATGAAATAATAAAGGGTGTTGAGAATGGTGAAATATTAGCATCAGAAATTGATGCGAGGTGTATGAAGATATTGAAAGCCAAAAAATGGTTGGGTGTATTTGACCAAAAGTCGGTTGAAACAGAAGGCTTGCACCAGGAATTGCATACAACTGAGGCATTAGCTCTCAATACCCAACTTTTTGACAAAAGCTTGACAAGAATTACCAATCATAAGAGCTTGCTGCCAATTAAAGCAGCTCAAAAAACATTATCTATTGCTTGGGTAAACGATAAGATGCAGGTTCCAGGGAAGGGAACAGAGCAGCTAATGCATCATCTGCTCATTCCAAATTCTGATAATGAAGAAGCTGGTGACATTACCTCTTTCCAGCAAAAGCTAAAGAAAAGTATTGATATTGAGTGTGTTTGTTTTAAAAATAATGAAATTGAACAGAACCTAGACACCTTGCAAAAGAGACTTTCTAAGGTTGATGTAGTGATTTTGAGCCTACATGGTTTGGAATTAAAACCAATCAATGATTTTGGGATCACTACCGAGTTGCTTACTCTTGTTAAGCTTATTTCGGAAAAGAGCAAAGTCATTATGCTTTTGCCCACAAGCCCGTATGCCTTGGAGAAATTTCCAAACCTCAAAGAATTGGACGAAATACTGGTGGCCTACCAAGAGAATTCTTTTACAATAGACTCTGTCATAAAAGCCCTTAAAGGGGATATAGTCCCAGAGGGTGTTTTGCCAGTATCAATAAAAGGCTTGTAG
- a CDS encoding PaaI family thioesterase yields the protein MKKEFFQDYMQDNICFGCGNENPDGLQIKSYWEGEESVCKWKAEKKHQGWKNLLNGGVIGTLIDCHCMGTAMAAAYRAENRGLDSSPFYRYATGTLNVRYLKPTPNYSQIELRAKVIEIKKKKTVLSCELFADGELTAQAEVVALRVFDSSEDNTNNPFA from the coding sequence ATGAAAAAAGAGTTTTTTCAAGATTATATGCAAGATAATATTTGCTTTGGTTGTGGAAACGAAAACCCCGATGGACTACAAATAAAAAGTTATTGGGAAGGGGAAGAAAGCGTTTGCAAGTGGAAAGCAGAAAAGAAACACCAAGGCTGGAAAAACCTCCTAAACGGAGGTGTAATAGGCACTTTGATAGATTGCCACTGCATGGGCACTGCTATGGCAGCAGCCTACCGAGCTGAAAACCGAGGACTGGACTCTTCTCCTTTCTATAGGTATGCTACAGGGACACTAAACGTCCGTTATTTAAAACCAACCCCAAACTACTCCCAAATTGAGCTAAGGGCAAAAGTCATTGAAATCAAAAAAAAGAAAACGGTACTAAGCTGTGAGCTTTTTGCCGATGGAGAACTTACAGCTCAAGCGGAAGTAGTTGCCCTTAGGGTTTTTGATAGCTCAGAAGACAACACTAATAACCCTTTTGCTTAA